TTGTCACAAAAATACATACGCTGTTATTTGTGGTCATGGAAAGCCATCTGCTTCACGTATCTTTGAAGCACTAAAGAATCATATCGCTTCCGGATCAACACTAGTACATGATGGCGAAAGAGCACATGACAAGCTGATAAAAGAATTAGATTTGAAAGAAGAATTCTATAAAGCCAATACACACGACAAAGAATATCTAGAGAACATGGCATTGATAAACAATATGTGTTCATGGCTAAAAAGGTATATCTATCGCTTCATTGGGATGAGAATGACTAATCTACAATCCTATTTAAATTGGTTTGTATATCTGTTTAGAGTAAAAGGTGCAGTAGAACTGTGGCCAAAGATGGATAGAATTTTACGACATTTGATATTATTCAACGGAACATATAAGAGAAATACTTGATTTCATCGCATTTCCATAGGCCATTTTTGTTTACTGTTAGAAAATTTTTTATGCTAAACGCTTACATCGATGCGTGTTAGTTGAATTCCGCTTTTAGAATGTTAAAATGTATGCTGAGGTAAGAATTATGTTAATAAATAATGACACAATCATTAAAGATACCAATCCTTTAATTCGAGAAAAATCTGAGCTTGTTTCATTGCCCCTATCAAAGGAAGATGAAACTTTATTACGTGATATGTTGCAATACGTAAAAGATTCCACTGATGAAGAAAAAGCCACAAAGCTTAACCTCAGACCAGCTGTTGGTATCAGTGCAATCCAAGTTGGCATAAAGAAGAGAATGTGTGCCGTTGCATTTGATGAAACTGATAAAGATGGCAATATGGTGAAATATGAATTTATGCTAGTAAACCCTAAAATTGTTTCTCGTTCCGTACAACCTGCGTATTTAGAAAGTGGCGAGGGTTGCCTCTCTGTTGAGAATGAACATCGAGGCTATGTTGTACGTAATGCACGTGTAACAATTAGAGCGTTTGACCTAGTTCAAAACCAAGATGTAGAAATCCGTGCACGTGGTTATATCGCTATCGTATTACAACACGAATTAGATCATATGGATGGCATTTTATTCTATGATCACATCAATAAAAAAGAACCAAACAAACCAATTGAAGGTGCCCTTGTTTTATAGGGAGACTTCTTCCTTTTTCATTGAAGAATGATATAATATAGGCGAATAAAACTACTACCTTCACCAATAATTAAATAAATGAAAGGAATTTTTATAATGACTGAAAATAATAGCAGTAAAAGAACGACTCGCCCACTTCGTCGTACTCGTATTACTGAACCTGATTTAAGCGACTTAGCGATTAATCATAAGACAGATACGATGGTCTATGCACTTGGTGGCTTAGGTGAAGTCGGAAAGAATATGTACTGCGTTGAACATGATGATGAAATCATCATTGTCGACTGTGGTGTACTCTTTCCGGAAGATGCCTTACTCGGTGTCGATTATGTTATCCCAGATTATTCCTATCTGGTAAAAAACCAAAACAAAATAGCCGCAATGGTTATCACTCATGGTCACGAAGACCATATTGGTGGTATTCCATTCTTTTTAAAGACAATTCGATTAAAACAGATTTACGCTCCTCGTTTTGCGAAAGCGTTAATCGAAAAGAAATTAGAAGAGCATCGTCTAACACGTGTATGTAAGATTACGGAAATCAATTCAGAATCCAGTATTAAAACAAAGCATTTCTCAATTGGTTTCTTCAATGTAGTTCACTCAATTCCAGATGCACTTGGTGTACTAATTAATACACCAAACGGGCGTATCGTTGAAACTGGTGACTTTAAGTTTGATATGACCCCAGTTGGCACAAACGCTGACTTCCAGAAGATGGCTTACATCGGACAAGTTGGTGTTTCTCTTCTCATGAGTGATTCTACAAACTCCTCTGTTCCAGGTTCTTCTATATCTGAAAAGACTGTAGCACGTGCCATCATGGAACAGATGCGTAAGACGCCAGGACGTATGATTGTTTCTACTTTTGCATCTAACGTATTACGTTTAAATCAGATTCTAGAAGCAGCTGTCGCATGTAATCGTAAGGTTGCGGTGTTTGGACGCTCAATGGAGAATGTATGCGAAATCGGTAAGAAGATGGGGGTTATCCAGATTCCTGATAGTAGCTTCATCTCTGGTAATGAGCTAAATACCCTACCATCAAATCGTATCTGTATCGTATGTACAGGTTCTCAGGGTGAACCAATGGCTGCCTTAAGCAGAATCGCCAACGGTACACACCGTTTCATCAAGATTATTCCTGGTGATACAGTACTATTCTCATCCAATCCAATTCCAGGTAACGGCACCTCCGTTGGTAGTGTTATTAACCAATTAACACGTGTTGGAGCTAATGTTATTACAAACTCACCACTAACTTCCTTCCACACAACAGGACACGCTCCTCAAGAAGAACAAAAGTTAATGTTGAATCTCATTAAGCCTGAATGGTTTATGCCATACCATGGTGAATACAAGATGTTAAAACAACATTCCGCAACAGCGCAAGAAACAGGTATTCCTGAAGATCATTGCTTGATTTGTTCTAATGGGGATGTCGTTGTATTACGAGATGGTAAGTGCTTTATCGCAAATGAGCGCGTACAGACAGATGATATCTACGTTGATGGTAATGATATTTCCGGTCTAAGTACATCCGTTATTAAAGACCGTAAGATCTTAGCAGAAAATGGACTTGTGGCAGTTATCGTCACAATCGATTCTCGCTACAATAAGATTCTCTGCCGTCCATCTATCGTGTCTCGTGGCTTTGTATACATCAAAGATTCTCAAACACTTCTGAAAGAAGCAGAGTTACTTGTATATGATTCCCTTAAGAAGAAGATGCAACAGCGTACAACCTTTGGTGAATTAAAGAACTGTATCCGATCTTGCCTAGAGCCTTTTCTCTTCCAGAAGACAAATCGTAATCCGATTGTTATTCCGGTTATCTTGAATCAGAAAGCAGCAATTGCAGAGATTCAAGCCAAGATAAAAGCTAACGCAGCACGCGGCCCAAGAACAACCAAGAAAACACAAGAGTCCTAATCGGACTCTTTTCGTTATGCATGCATACAAAAAAAGAAAAGACGTTTAACCGTCTTTTCTAGATGATTACTTAACTTCTACGATCTTCATCATGTTCGCAGATCCTTCACCTGTTGGATAACCTGCTGAGATGATGATTAATTGACCCTTCTTCACACCAAAGTTCTTAGCAACTGTTGATGCGAGTTCGTCATCGTTTGTTAACTGGTTTTGTACTTCAGAGTAAACTGGTAATACTCCCCAGTAGCTCAATAGCTTACGTTGAATGTCCTTTGTGAATGTAACTGCTAATACAGGTACGCTTGGACGGAACTTAGAAATACGACGAGCTGTTGTACCACCCTGTGTGAATACAACAATAGCACCAATATTGTCTAATGTTAGTGTAGCATCACTAATAGCAATAGAAACTGCATCCTGTACTGTCTTACGTGTAGATTGCTTTAACCAATCTAACTTCGTACGGTAGTTGATAATCTTCTCTGCTTCTTCAGCGATTTCCGACATTGTTTCACAAGCTTCTACTGGATAGTCACCAGCAGCAGATTCAGCAGATAACATAACACCATCAGAGCCATCTAATACAGCGTTGCATACGTCAGATGCTTCGGCACGTGTACAACGTGGGTTGTGTGTCATAGAATCCAACATATGTGTAGCAGTAATTACTGGCTTACCAATAATGTTTGCTTGACGAATAATATGCTTCTGATAGATAGGAACTAACATTGTAGGGATTTCTACGCCTAAGTCACCACGAGCAACCATAACACCATCAGCTGCTTCAAGAATTGCATCGATGTTATCATAACCCTCTTGGTTTTCAATCTTAGGAATAATGTTAATATGTGGTTTACCTTCTTCAACACAAATTGCACGAATTGCATTTACATCTTCTGGTCTTCTTGTAAAGGAAGCGAAGATAAAGTCAACGTCATTACGGCAACCGAAACGAATATCAGCCTCATCCTTAGCAGATAAGAATGGCATACTTAGCTTAACACCTGGTACGTTACAACCCTTACGTGAACTGATAGGACCCGCAACTTCAACACGGCACTTTAATTCGTGACCATTGTTTTCGAGTACAGTAAGCTTCATCTTACCATCGTTGATTAAAATATAATTTCCTTGCTTTAAGTCATCGAATAGCTCTGGGCATTGAATATGGAAACGTTCATGTGTTCCTTCAATCTCTGCCTTTGTTAAGTAAACGATTTCACCGATTTCGTAGTTTTCTACATCGTTCTTGAAAGTACCTAAACGGATTTCAGGACCCTTTGTATCTAACGCAATCGCTAAATTTACACCTGTCTTTGCACTTACGGAACGAACTAAGTTGATTCTTTCTAAGTGTTCTTCATGTGATCCATGGCTGAAGTTTAAACGAGCGATGTTCATACCTGCACCCACAAGTTCTGTAAGTGTCTTCTCATTTTCTGAAGCTGGGCCAATCGTACATACTACCTTTGTTTTCTTAAATAAATGTTTGTTTTCCAAAGCAATCATCTCCTTCTTATACTAAACGATCAAATAATCGATATAGTTTCTTTCTACTCTTGCGTGGTTTCTCTAGTGCTTCTTGAATTGGCATTGAACAAATTTCGTTGTCGATAATACCAACACAATGTCCACCAATACCTTCCATCAATAAATCAATAGCCTTTTCACCCATTCTGCTTGAAAGCATACGGTCAACTGGCGTTGGGGAACCACCACGCTGGATGTGTCCCAAAATCGTTGCACGACCACTGAAGTTTGTATGTAATGAAACCTTCTTTGCTAAACCATCCACGTCACAAATCTTTTCAGAGATAATAACGATTGCGTGATTCTTCTTCACTGCATCTCCAAGATAGCGTAGCTTTTCTAGAATTTCTGTTTCATCATAACCTGTTTCTGG
This genomic window from Solobacterium moorei contains:
- the rnjA gene encoding ribonuclease J1; its protein translation is MTENNSSKRTTRPLRRTRITEPDLSDLAINHKTDTMVYALGGLGEVGKNMYCVEHDDEIIIVDCGVLFPEDALLGVDYVIPDYSYLVKNQNKIAAMVITHGHEDHIGGIPFFLKTIRLKQIYAPRFAKALIEKKLEEHRLTRVCKITEINSESSIKTKHFSIGFFNVVHSIPDALGVLINTPNGRIVETGDFKFDMTPVGTNADFQKMAYIGQVGVSLLMSDSTNSSVPGSSISEKTVARAIMEQMRKTPGRMIVSTFASNVLRLNQILEAAVACNRKVAVFGRSMENVCEIGKKMGVIQIPDSSFISGNELNTLPSNRICIVCTGSQGEPMAALSRIANGTHRFIKIIPGDTVLFSSNPIPGNGTSVGSVINQLTRVGANVITNSPLTSFHTTGHAPQEEQKLMLNLIKPEWFMPYHGEYKMLKQHSATAQETGIPEDHCLICSNGDVVVLRDGKCFIANERVQTDDIYVDGNDISGLSTSVIKDRKILAENGLVAVIVTIDSRYNKILCRPSIVSRGFVYIKDSQTLLKEAELLVYDSLKKKMQQRTTFGELKNCIRSCLEPFLFQKTNRNPIVIPVILNQKAAIAEIQAKIKANAARGPRTTKKTQES
- the pyk gene encoding pyruvate kinase → MIALENKHLFKKTKVVCTIGPASENEKTLTELVGAGMNIARLNFSHGSHEEHLERINLVRSVSAKTGVNLAIALDTKGPEIRLGTFKNDVENYEIGEIVYLTKAEIEGTHERFHIQCPELFDDLKQGNYILINDGKMKLTVLENNGHELKCRVEVAGPISSRKGCNVPGVKLSMPFLSAKDEADIRFGCRNDVDFIFASFTRRPEDVNAIRAICVEEGKPHINIIPKIENQEGYDNIDAILEAADGVMVARGDLGVEIPTMLVPIYQKHIIRQANIIGKPVITATHMLDSMTHNPRCTRAEASDVCNAVLDGSDGVMLSAESAAGDYPVEACETMSEIAEEAEKIINYRTKLDWLKQSTRKTVQDAVSIAISDATLTLDNIGAIVVFTQGGTTARRISKFRPSVPVLAVTFTKDIQRKLLSYWGVLPVYSEVQNQLTNDDELASTVAKNFGVKKGQLIIISAGYPTGEGSANMMKIVEVK
- a CDS encoding transposase; this encodes MFAYKYYSNILYEIHTSNITNIINFHKLFLTVNKNGLDKKRGLSKSQLCIVVAIDCHKNTYAVICGHGKPSASRIFEALKNHIASGSTLVHDGERAHDKLIKELDLKEEFYKANTHDKEYLENMALINNMCSWLKRYIYRFIGMRMTNLQSYLNWFVYLFRVKGAVELWPKMDRILRHLILFNGTYKRNT
- the def gene encoding peptide deformylase, with protein sequence MLINNDTIIKDTNPLIREKSELVSLPLSKEDETLLRDMLQYVKDSTDEEKATKLNLRPAVGISAIQVGIKKRMCAVAFDETDKDGNMVKYEFMLVNPKIVSRSVQPAYLESGEGCLSVENEHRGYVVRNARVTIRAFDLVQNQDVEIRARGYIAIVLQHELDHMDGILFYDHINKKEPNKPIEGALVL